The DNA region GATTCCCGCAGCcagtataattatatataattcatGCCTGCATTCATGGATCTTATTATGAGCACATATGAAATGGTGGATGTGATGTAAACTCTAGTGCTGTAACAAATAGTCAAGTTGATTAATCTGACATTTTTGATAATAGCTTAATAGTCTGGTTCCAGctcctcaaatgtgaggatttgctgcttttctccgtcattgtaaattgaatacttGGTGGGTTTTTGGATTGTCGATCCAACGAAATAAGCAGTTTGAAGTACATCACTTCAGGCTACGGTAATTTGTAACAGTCACCTGTCATTATTTTCAGCGTTTTATAGTCTAAACAATTTCATAAactcaaataaaaagaaaagcaagacCGGACAAAATGAAATACAGTGCCTCTGTTTTGTCTGCTTGTAATGTAATATACTGTAGTCACAATACTGATATTTCTAACCTCGATACAACAccttaaaaaatattgatattcagTGCCATTTTAGATACCACGGGGAAAAATCGGGGCATCAAATTTTAGACTTTCATTCAAAGATAAATGTCAATGTGTCAACTCGCtgtgggagagaagagagagcagaaagcacaGCTTGTTAACCCATGTATCGATACTGTGAAAAATGATTATTGAAACCGTTTTGAAATATTCAGTATTGATATGTATTgataaaacacaataatgtaaaataaaagtagATGGTACAGTTTTCGTATACTGCACATACGGCCTGAAAAGGAATGAATTGGGTGCATGAATATAATCATCAGCTGTATTTCTTGAATTTTCTCTTGACAGAagcctcttcttcttttcctgcAGGAGTTACAGTGAGAGGAGGTTTTGAGAGTAATGCTCCACAGGCCTGTCATGGTTTCCTACCTTCTcacactcctccatctctgcaTCTCCCGCTGTCTTCTAATGTAAGTGTCTCTCTCTTCTATAAGAATTACTGCTTTATCAAGTGGCAAAATTACTTTTCTACTAAGCTCATAACGACTGAAAACAACATATTGTTAGCCACAAGCGCCGAAGTCACacccccttccggtggaccaccatgggaccttatttcggaaaaaaaaaaacggtagtaaacggagagagacaaatatttatttgatcccgtttgaatcacagatatgatgtttgtcaaattaaaagataattttgcaagtcaagaaagtctcagtttgttgttaaactgttgaagtatcagacttgTGAAactacgtaattagaaagacgacacacccaaaagttgcataagtgacgtctctctagCTGAAGCTACGatacctgtgtgtttcctactgggatgtactcacaccagcagcGGGTCTCACTTCAcgcaaaactaaatgatactacaacaaactgagacatccttgacttgcaaaattatgttttaaattgacaaacatcatatgtgtgattcatggtgcaattcaaacaggatcaaaacaatatttatctctctccgttAACTACCGTTCAGATTTCTTGACTTCGGCTCTCTATAGGatcatggtgttttttttttctttctttccttttaatGTAGCATCCATCTGTATCTATGAAACCTGACACATCTAAAGCTTTCTGATAACAGCTGCATGATAACTTACAAGATGTTTCATCAGTTGAGGTTACATCATGATGTTACATGAATGTACTAATTCAGCCTACATTGGTTCTCTTTGCAGGCATTATAGAAACCTTTGTTGGACGTAAGTATGTTGAATATTTTGCAGTAGTTTAATCTCTACCGGCACTACCGGAGTCCAGATGTCTAATAAGCTCATTCACAGTCTCTTTTTTCCCTCACTCTTCTGTCCTGTCTTCAAACTCTGCCTCCCTCTGAAGGGTTTGATGGAGAGCTGGTCGAATGTCAGCGGGAACTATTGTTATATCCGGAGGAATTCTCGCCGGAGTGATACTGCTGTGCATTGTAGCAGTGCTCTGTTACTGTAGACTCCAGGTAtcagtgtgtcactgtgtgtgtgtatgaatgtgtctgTGCTTCAGTCATTTCAAAAGCATGCTTGAAAAATCAATATAAAGTTTTATATAGATGACCTTTTAAAAGAAAGTGAGCTCAGCGATGTGTGAATATCACGAGAAAGTTGTAGTTTAAAAGCAGAGTTGGGATTTCTGGCACTACTTCACCTACTACCTTGTCTAACCCCTCTGCAGTATTACTGCTGTAAGAAGAATGATTCTGAGGTGGACGTGGGCTCCGTGGTGGGAGCGGaccctctctctcacttcccCTGCAACGCCTGCAACGCCCTCGCCATGGACGGCGCCGCCATCACCCCCGTCTCTCTGGATCAGCTGGACTCGGGTTCTCACCACAGCCACTGCCCCACCTGCTCGCCGTACTCCCTCCGCTCCGGACTCACAGACGAGATGCGTAACGGCGGCGAGCGGCTGGGCTTCCACACCTACTACGAGAACCCGTGCGTCTCTCTCCCGCTTTCTGCCAACCCGCAGAGCTCCTCCCCTCTGAGTTACTACGGTCCCACGGACATGTTTCCTCCCCCACCACCACGCCCCTACAGCACCCAGGTCTGACCTCTGCTGCaccataaagacacacacatatagaaaaCCTTTCTGACATTTAGCACATGCTGTTTTGGGACAAAGTTCAGGTGATGGATTACGATACAGCACAATTACACAAATGCCCACATTACTGACTCATTCGTCCATGTGGTTGACCCATAAACTGAGCCCACTGACGGAGCCTCTGTGTGGGCAACAAATCCCTGGACCAAACCCACAGGGAGCTACAGACAGCAGCATAAACCAGTGTTAGATCAGCAGGGAAGTGGTACATAACTCTAGTACAAACCTCATTTTGTTTCACACAAGGCCAAATCACATGCGGTACTAAAATGTGTCTAAATTTAGGTGCAAAACGCACCTGGATTAATGCAAGCCAATTTTGAAGGTGGACAGGGACACACGTGACCATGCATGTAGTATATATAGTGTGGACACAAAAGGGTCCCTATAGGCACACTGAAAGACAGCCAAGTCAATATTCTTGTGTAGGTGCTAGGAATAATTTTAAGCAATTCCCATAAAGCCATGTTAATGACTTATTCTTAGCGATTAATCATTAAaagcttataaaatacaaaataca from Sebastes umbrosus isolate fSebUmb1 chromosome 16, fSebUmb1.pri, whole genome shotgun sequence includes:
- the LOC119475018 gene encoding protein FAM163A-like, with product MSAGTIVISGGILAGVILLCIVAVLCYCRLQYYCCKKNDSEVDVGSVVGADPLSHFPCNACNALAMDGAAITPVSLDQLDSGSHHSHCPTCSPYSLRSGLTDEMRNGGERLGFHTYYENPCVSLPLSANPQSSSPLSYYGPTDMFPPPPPRPYSTQV